Proteins from one Syntrophaceae bacterium genomic window:
- a CDS encoding MBL fold metallo-hydrolase, with translation MIIRCWGARGSIPVSGSEYLKYGGDTTCIEIRTKNNDVIIIDAGSGIRRLGNQLMAEGVSSFTMIFTHAHWDHLMGFPFFKPIYFRKTSIAMYGCSYAQSSLQEIISRVMEPPHFPVNFGDIRAEILYHEACMDEFRIDSITIKTIPISHPNQGEGFKFEEDGKTFVFLTDNELLYKHPGGCDFEDYLAFSRGADLLIHDAEYTETDYLRTRAWGHSVYTDALRLALEAGVQRLGLFHHNQERSDDQVDAIVQDCRRFVKREGQEMDCFALHQNMEIKV, from the coding sequence ATGATCATCCGGTGCTGGGGGGCACGGGGATCGATCCCCGTGTCCGGAAGCGAGTATCTCAAGTACGGCGGTGATACAACGTGCATCGAGATCCGGACGAAGAACAACGACGTCATCATCATCGACGCCGGTTCGGGCATCCGGCGGCTGGGCAACCAGCTCATGGCCGAAGGCGTGAGTTCCTTCACCATGATCTTCACCCACGCCCACTGGGACCATCTCATGGGATTCCCTTTCTTCAAGCCGATCTACTTCCGGAAAACCTCCATTGCCATGTACGGGTGCTCCTATGCCCAGTCCTCCCTTCAGGAAATCATCTCCCGGGTCATGGAGCCTCCCCATTTTCCGGTCAATTTCGGAGACATCCGGGCGGAGATCCTCTATCATGAGGCCTGCATGGACGAGTTCCGGATCGACTCCATCACCATCAAGACCATTCCAATCAGCCACCCGAACCAGGGAGAGGGCTTCAAGTTCGAGGAGGACGGCAAAACCTTTGTCTTCCTCACGGACAACGAACTCCTGTACAAGCATCCCGGCGGGTGCGACTTTGAAGACTATCTCGCTTTTTCCCGGGGGGCGGACCTCCTGATCCATGATGCCGAATACACGGAAACGGATTACCTCCGCACGCGGGCCTGGGGCCACTCTGTCTATACGGACGCCCTGAGGCTGGCCCTGGAGGCCGGTGTGCAGCGGCTCGGCCTGTTCCACCACAATCAGGAACGGTCCGACGACCAGGTGGACGCCATCGTGCAGGACTGCCGGCGTTTCGTCAAACGGGAGGGTCAAGAGATGGACTGCTTCGCCCTTCACCAGAACATGGAAATCAAGGTTTAG
- a CDS encoding fructose-1,6-bisphosphatase, which yields MAEGISDYTKFVVDLRRHMWLAGVETELRRLIWQIAVTGKYISAKIHESNRKLAGLRNVYGEEQLALDRSADEILKNQLHHSGFVRQYASEEQEAIVEIGEGNGKYFVTADPLDGSSLVDTNLSIGTIIGIHRETFLTEGARSMVAALYITYGPLITMVYSAGKGTHEFVLNREGEYVLSQENIRLNEQGSIYSLGGLRKDWTDGHLRFVEFLEERGYKLRYSGGFVPDINQVLIKKGGVFTYPALRKNPHGKLRLLFELQPMAFIATQAGGMATDGHRDILSIPVEELDQCSPIYIGSSFEIRKAAEFLEQGS from the coding sequence ATGGCAGAGGGCATTTCGGACTACACGAAATTCGTAGTGGATCTGCGACGTCATATGTGGCTTGCCGGCGTGGAAACGGAGTTGCGGAGGCTGATCTGGCAGATCGCCGTGACCGGGAAATACATCTCGGCGAAAATTCATGAATCCAACCGCAAACTGGCGGGACTCAGGAACGTATACGGAGAGGAGCAGCTCGCTCTGGACCGGAGCGCCGACGAGATTCTCAAAAACCAGCTTCACCATTCCGGGTTTGTCCGTCAGTACGCCTCGGAGGAGCAGGAGGCCATCGTCGAGATCGGTGAGGGCAATGGAAAATATTTCGTGACGGCGGATCCCCTGGACGGATCCTCCCTTGTGGACACAAATCTTTCCATCGGTACGATCATCGGCATTCACCGGGAGACGTTTCTGACGGAAGGAGCACGTTCCATGGTGGCGGCCCTCTACATCACCTACGGCCCCCTGATCACCATGGTCTATTCCGCCGGCAAGGGCACCCATGAGTTTGTCCTGAATCGGGAAGGGGAATACGTCCTTTCCCAGGAGAACATCCGGCTCAACGAGCAGGGGTCGATCTACAGCCTGGGCGGACTGCGCAAGGACTGGACGGACGGGCACCTGCGGTTCGTGGAGTTCCTGGAGGAGAGAGGGTACAAGCTTCGCTACAGCGGAGGCTTCGTTCCCGACATCAATCAGGTGCTCATCAAGAAGGGCGGCGTCTTCACGTATCCCGCCCTGAGAAAGAACCCCCACGGGAAGTTGAGGCTTCTGTTCGAACTGCAGCCCATGGCGTTCATCGCTACCCAGGCCGGCGGCATGGCGACCGACGGCCATCGGGACATCCTCTCGATTCCGGTGGAGGAACTGGACCAGTGTTCTCCCATTTATATCGGGAGCTCCTTCGAGATTCGAAAGGCGGCGGAATTCCTGGAACAGGGGTCCTGA
- a CDS encoding aldolase: MPVIFEQMDSLRAALKGILSIEDDVRVLDEQNLRNRLVDDLVYSAVFSGDEGVREACRWLIRRAGWALGIHSSSIQPLYEAMGRREVSGFTVPAINIRTLTFHTAQAILRAAAKGKTGFVIFEIARSEIDYTKQRPAEYTAAVVAAAIRTGWKGPLFLQGDHFQVNAGRYAKDPDKEVRAVKDLIWEAIEGGFYNIDIDTSTLVDLSKTTVREQQYLNYSLAAELTTMIRDLEPAGITISVGGEIGEVGGKNSTVEELNAYMEGFLEILKKQGEDLKGISKMSVQTGTTHGGVPLPDGTVAQVKLDFETLARLSEEARARWGLSGAVQHGASTLPNEAFDRFPATGTAEIHLATGFQNIVYDSAAFPVPLKEKIYGYLKAEMAGERKASDTEEQFLYKTRKKGFGPFKRELWGLPDETLSALGRELENQFAFFFGKLNMHDTEHFVARYIRPVDAAMKKPAGL, from the coding sequence ATGCCCGTGATTTTTGAACAGATGGACTCGTTGCGCGCCGCCTTGAAGGGGATCCTCTCCATCGAGGATGACGTCCGGGTTCTCGATGAGCAGAACCTGAGGAACCGCCTCGTGGACGACCTGGTTTATTCCGCCGTCTTCAGCGGCGACGAGGGTGTCCGGGAGGCCTGCCGCTGGCTGATCCGTCGCGCCGGCTGGGCCCTCGGGATCCATTCCTCCTCCATCCAGCCGCTGTACGAGGCCATGGGAAGGAGAGAGGTCTCCGGTTTCACCGTGCCGGCCATCAACATCCGCACCCTCACCTTCCACACCGCCCAGGCCATCCTCCGGGCCGCCGCCAAGGGAAAGACGGGGTTCGTCATCTTCGAGATCGCCCGTTCCGAAATCGACTACACGAAACAGCGCCCCGCCGAGTACACGGCGGCCGTCGTTGCAGCGGCCATCAGGACGGGATGGAAAGGCCCCCTCTTTCTCCAGGGCGACCATTTTCAGGTGAACGCGGGCCGATATGCCAAGGATCCCGATAAGGAAGTTCGGGCCGTGAAAGATCTGATCTGGGAGGCCATCGAAGGAGGTTTCTACAACATCGATATCGACACCTCCACGCTGGTGGACCTGTCCAAGACGACCGTCCGGGAGCAGCAGTACCTCAATTACAGCCTTGCTGCGGAGCTCACGACCATGATCCGCGACCTGGAGCCGGCGGGGATCACCATCTCCGTGGGAGGCGAGATCGGCGAGGTCGGCGGTAAGAACAGCACGGTGGAGGAACTGAACGCCTACATGGAGGGTTTCCTGGAGATTCTGAAAAAACAGGGGGAGGACCTCAAGGGGATCAGCAAGATGAGCGTCCAGACGGGAACGACCCACGGCGGCGTGCCCCTTCCCGATGGAACGGTGGCCCAGGTGAAGCTGGATTTCGAGACCCTGGCGCGGCTGTCCGAAGAAGCTCGGGCCCGCTGGGGCCTTTCCGGGGCCGTGCAGCACGGCGCCTCGACCCTTCCCAACGAGGCCTTTGACCGCTTCCCTGCCACGGGAACGGCGGAGATCCACCTTGCCACGGGATTCCAGAACATCGTCTACGACAGTGCGGCCTTCCCGGTTCCGCTCAAGGAGAAGATCTACGGATACCTGAAAGCGGAAATGGCGGGGGAGCGGAAAGCCAGCGATACGGAGGAGCAGTTCCTCTACAAGACCCGCAAGAAAGGATTCGGTCCTTTCAAGCGGGAGCTGTGGGGGCTGCCGGATGAGACCCTGTCGGCGCTTGGCCGGGAGTTGGAGAACCAGTTCGCCTTTTTCTTCGGCAAGCTGAATATGCACGACACGGAGCACTTCGTGGCCCGCTACATCCGGCCCGTGGATGCCGCCATGAAGAAACCGGCCGGACTCTGA
- a CDS encoding rRNA adenine dimethylase codes for MFSNDLSKFVKSGLAEPGASLLGLRGDEWQWSGPHALIPRLEKVLDALGRRAALYCEPSEPYRSILARLAETEAGVVKPGDFETRIFLTDLPVARDPDVQSLGTALQSRRCILLRGGAVLATARSSPEGAFLGFSAACFAGFVTYFSTLLTRMRDGSLDGDDHRRLGEISKLLAPPPSLSEPLRRGPFTTEADIMEALAEAGAATVRMGLVDANFGNISYRLGDRLYISRRGAPLDELAGKIASVAAGTPSGEDAGASTELPSHRRIVSETRYRAVLHGHPKFAVILSLDCPRRDCRERGDCHRRCPHPWSIGGVPVVTGDAGGGEWGLERTVPPAVSASGAALVYGHGLFTAGETDFNGPVGRLLEIENACRDRYFSILEGGG; via the coding sequence ATGTTCTCGAACGATTTGAGCAAGTTCGTAAAATCAGGCCTTGCGGAACCGGGGGCTTCCCTCCTGGGACTCCGGGGGGACGAGTGGCAATGGAGCGGTCCCCATGCCCTGATTCCGAGGCTGGAGAAAGTCCTCGACGCACTGGGCCGCCGGGCGGCCCTCTACTGCGAGCCGTCGGAGCCGTATCGCTCGATCCTGGCCCGTCTGGCCGAAACGGAGGCGGGGGTGGTGAAACCGGGAGATTTCGAGACGCGGATCTTCCTGACGGACCTTCCCGTCGCCCGGGACCCCGACGTGCAATCCCTGGGAACGGCCCTGCAGAGCCGCCGCTGTATCCTTTTGCGGGGCGGGGCGGTCCTGGCAACAGCCAGGTCTTCACCGGAAGGGGCCTTTCTTGGATTCAGCGCCGCCTGTTTCGCCGGCTTCGTGACGTACTTCTCCACCCTGCTCACCCGGATGCGGGACGGGTCCCTGGACGGGGACGACCACCGCCGTCTCGGGGAAATATCGAAACTCCTGGCACCACCGCCGTCCTTGTCGGAGCCGCTCCGCCGGGGACCTTTCACGACGGAGGCGGATATCATGGAAGCCCTGGCGGAAGCGGGGGCGGCGACGGTGCGCATGGGACTCGTGGACGCGAACTTCGGCAACATATCGTACCGCCTCGGCGACCGGCTCTACATCAGCCGCCGGGGAGCCCCCCTGGACGAGCTGGCTGGAAAGATCGCGTCGGTGGCCGCCGGCACCCCCTCGGGGGAAGACGCCGGCGCCTCCACGGAACTGCCCTCCCACCGGCGCATCGTGAGTGAAACGCGCTACCGGGCGGTGCTCCACGGCCATCCGAAGTTCGCCGTCATCCTCTCCCTGGACTGTCCCCGGCGCGATTGCCGGGAGCGGGGAGACTGCCACCGCCGCTGTCCCCATCCCTGGTCCATCGGAGGGGTTCCTGTCGTGACCGGCGACGCCGGCGGAGGGGAATGGGGGCTGGAGCGGACGGTTCCCCCCGCCGTGTCGGCTTCCGGGGCCGCCCTTGTTTACGGCCACGGCCTGTTCACCGCCGGAGAGACGGATTTCAACGGCCCCGTCGGGCGTCTCCTGGAGATCGAAAACGCCTGCCGGGACCGGTATTTTTCAATTCTGGAAGGAGGAGGCTAG
- a CDS encoding alcohol dehydrogenase catalytic domain-containing protein, which translates to MRVAVYYRNRDVRIEERPVPAVGPGEILVKVMASGICGSDVMEWYRLRKAPLVLGHEIAGTIEETGPGVTGWKRGDRVFVSHHIPCNTCRLCLRGFHTACETLHTTNYDPGGFAEYLRVPRLNVDRGVFLLPEEMSFAAGVMIEPLACVIRGQRLAGLQPGQSVLVLGSGISGILHIMLARALGAGRILATDVHDYRCEAALRFGAEAVMDAREDLPDWVRRLNDGCLADTVIVCAGAPSAFEQALRCVDRGGVVLCFATTEPDYLLPVPLNDFWRNEIRILPSYGNSPLDARIAIDLIRLGRVPVEEMITHRLPLRDIQEGFRLVAEGGPSLKVVIEPHR; encoded by the coding sequence ATGCGCGTCGCCGTCTACTACAGAAACCGGGACGTCCGGATCGAAGAACGGCCGGTGCCGGCCGTCGGACCCGGCGAGATCCTCGTCAAGGTCATGGCGAGCGGCATCTGTGGAAGCGATGTCATGGAGTGGTACCGCCTCCGCAAGGCGCCCCTCGTCCTGGGTCACGAAATCGCCGGGACCATCGAGGAAACCGGCCCCGGCGTAACGGGCTGGAAACGGGGCGACCGCGTCTTCGTTTCCCACCACATCCCCTGCAACACCTGCCGCTTGTGCCTCCGGGGCTTTCACACGGCCTGCGAGACCCTCCACACCACGAACTACGACCCGGGCGGCTTCGCCGAGTATCTCCGGGTGCCCCGCCTGAACGTGGACCGGGGCGTTTTTCTCCTGCCGGAAGAGATGAGCTTCGCCGCCGGCGTCATGATCGAGCCGCTGGCGTGCGTCATCCGGGGCCAGCGCCTCGCCGGCCTTCAGCCCGGCCAGTCGGTCCTGGTCCTGGGCAGCGGCATCTCGGGAATCCTCCACATCATGCTGGCCCGGGCCCTTGGGGCGGGCCGGATCCTGGCGACGGACGTTCACGATTACCGGTGCGAGGCGGCGCTCCGATTCGGCGCCGAGGCCGTCATGGACGCCCGGGAAGACCTCCCGGACTGGGTCCGCCGGCTCAACGACGGCTGCCTGGCCGACACGGTCATTGTCTGCGCCGGCGCGCCCTCCGCCTTCGAGCAGGCGCTCCGGTGCGTGGACCGGGGAGGTGTCGTTCTCTGCTTCGCCACCACGGAGCCGGATTATCTGCTTCCCGTGCCCCTCAACGACTTCTGGCGGAACGAGATCCGGATTCTGCCCTCCTACGGAAACAGCCCCCTGGACGCCCGGATCGCCATCGACCTCATCCGCCTGGGACGCGTACCCGTCGAGGAGATGATCACCCACCGGCTCCCGCTCCGGGACATCCAGGAGGGGTTCCGGCTCGTCGCCGAAGGCGGCCCGTCCCTGAAAGTCGTCATCGAACCCCATCGCTGA
- a CDS encoding nitroreductase family protein, whose product MFKDLVSRNRSYRRFDESHAISRDTLLELVDLARQTASAANKQPLRYILSSDAPRNAVVFSHLAWAGYLPDWPGPEAGERPTGYVIMLGDKETAPEVAYDHGIAAQTILLGAVEKGLGGCMIASVSRAGLRKALAIPERYEILLVIALGKPVETVVMDPIGPDGDVKYWRDGNRVHHVPKRRLEDIVLG is encoded by the coding sequence ATGTTCAAGGATCTTGTATCGAGAAACAGGAGTTACCGGAGATTCGACGAATCCCATGCCATCAGCAGGGATACGCTCCTGGAACTGGTGGACCTGGCCCGCCAGACGGCCTCGGCGGCCAACAAGCAGCCCCTCCGCTACATCCTGTCCTCGGACGCGCCGCGCAACGCCGTCGTCTTCAGCCATCTCGCCTGGGCGGGCTACCTGCCGGACTGGCCGGGACCGGAGGCGGGGGAACGCCCCACGGGCTACGTCATCATGCTGGGAGACAAGGAAACGGCCCCGGAAGTGGCCTACGACCACGGCATCGCCGCCCAGACCATCCTCCTGGGAGCCGTGGAAAAGGGACTGGGGGGCTGCATGATCGCTTCGGTGAGCCGGGCCGGCCTGCGGAAGGCCCTGGCCATCCCGGAACGCTACGAGATCCTTCTCGTCATCGCCCTGGGCAAGCCCGTGGAGACCGTCGTCATGGATCCCATCGGACCGGACGGGGACGTGAAGTACTGGCGCGACGGAAACCGCGTTCACCACGTCCCCAAGCGCCGCCTGGAGGACATCGTCCTGGGCTGA
- a CDS encoding amidohydrolase family protein encodes MVRDDGPQSARERGEGKNDATPVPGAIVDFHVHLFPDRLFDAIWERFVTDYGWPVLHRIYWREAVDHLRRRGVGPIVFSNYAHRPGVARGLNDWNRSVLDEDPDLYCFAPFHPGDDNALTMASDILSHPRVLGFKLQLLVQRFHPHDERLFPLYELVMERGKHLLLHVGNGPVGNEFVGLEGFVKVLRRYPDLPATVAHMGALEYGGFASLLEDHPGLLMDTAFAFLPRLGSMCDIEKERLEGLRKRVLYGSDFPNLLFPREDEIGQLRSLGLSEAFYEGIFRENGLDLIRRTCPDELPEREGDR; translated from the coding sequence ATGGTCAGGGATGACGGTCCACAGTCGGCCAGGGAAAGAGGGGAAGGGAAGAACGACGCCACACCCGTCCCCGGCGCCATCGTCGATTTCCATGTCCACCTTTTCCCGGACCGCCTGTTCGATGCCATCTGGGAGCGCTTCGTTACCGACTACGGATGGCCCGTCCTTCACAGGATCTACTGGAGGGAGGCGGTGGATCATCTCCGCCGGCGGGGCGTCGGGCCCATCGTCTTCTCCAATTACGCACACCGGCCTGGGGTAGCCCGGGGCCTCAACGACTGGAACCGAAGCGTCCTCGATGAAGATCCTGATCTTTACTGCTTCGCGCCGTTCCATCCGGGCGACGACAACGCCCTGACCATGGCTTCGGACATCCTGAGCCACCCGAGAGTCCTTGGATTCAAGCTCCAGCTTCTCGTCCAGCGTTTCCATCCCCATGACGAACGCCTTTTCCCCCTGTATGAGCTCGTGATGGAGCGGGGGAAGCACCTGCTCCTGCACGTGGGGAACGGGCCCGTAGGCAACGAGTTCGTCGGCCTGGAAGGGTTTGTGAAGGTTCTCCGGCGGTACCCGGACCTTCCCGCTACGGTGGCCCACATGGGGGCGCTGGAATACGGCGGATTCGCCTCTCTCCTGGAGGACCATCCGGGACTGCTCATGGATACGGCCTTTGCCTTCCTCCCGCGCCTGGGCTCCATGTGCGATATCGAAAAGGAGCGCCTGGAGGGTCTGCGGAAGCGAGTCCTTTACGGATCGGATTTCCCGAACCTGCTTTTCCCGCGGGAGGACGAGATCGGGCAGCTTCGGTCGCTGGGGCTTTCGGAGGCGTTTTACGAGGGAATCTTCCGGGAGAACGGGCTGGATCTGATCCGGCGTACCTGCCCGGATGAATTGCCGGAACGCGAAGGGGACCGTTAA
- a CDS encoding radical SAM protein, with protein sequence MEKRLRQLKEILKRCTLCPRHCAVDRTGGGRGFCGLADRPVVARSLPHHGEEPPISGRRGAGTIFLSSCNLRCAFCQNHQISHGTEGREETAAELARTMIRLQEAGCHNIEPVTPTPHAAGLLEAWMIARRDGLSVPLVYNCGGYEAPEVLRLLEGMVDVYLPDFKFGDPALGLNYTGVPDYPETAVRAIGEMIRQVGDTLETDGSLARRGLIVRHLVLPGNPGNSRTVLDLIRNRLGPAVPLSLMAQYTPVAPVRENPDLNRRMTEKEYKAVVDYALDLGFEEIYVQAVDEREIVPDFRRDEPFRWTADGG encoded by the coding sequence ATGGAAAAACGACTCCGGCAGCTGAAGGAAATCCTGAAACGATGCACCCTCTGCCCCCGGCACTGCGCCGTCGACCGCACAGGTGGAGGACGGGGGTTCTGCGGACTGGCGGACCGTCCCGTCGTCGCCCGATCTCTGCCCCACCACGGCGAGGAACCGCCCATTTCGGGACGGAGGGGCGCCGGGACGATCTTCCTGTCCTCCTGCAACCTGCGCTGCGCGTTCTGCCAGAACCATCAGATCAGCCACGGAACGGAGGGACGGGAGGAGACGGCCGCGGAGCTGGCCCGAACCATGATCCGCCTTCAGGAGGCGGGGTGCCACAACATCGAGCCGGTGACGCCGACGCCGCACGCGGCGGGCCTCCTGGAGGCCTGGATGATCGCCCGCCGGGACGGGCTGTCGGTTCCGCTGGTTTATAACTGCGGGGGATACGAGGCCCCGGAGGTCCTCCGGCTCCTCGAAGGGATGGTGGACGTGTACCTGCCCGACTTCAAGTTCGGCGATCCCGCCCTGGGCCTGAATTACACCGGTGTTCCCGATTACCCGGAAACGGCCGTCCGGGCTATCGGAGAGATGATCCGCCAGGTCGGAGACACCCTGGAGACGGACGGCTCCCTGGCGCGGAGGGGACTGATCGTCCGGCACCTGGTCCTCCCCGGGAATCCCGGCAACAGCAGGACGGTCCTCGATCTCATCCGGAATCGTCTCGGCCCGGCCGTCCCTCTCAGCCTGATGGCCCAGTACACCCCCGTGGCGCCTGTCCGGGAGAATCCGGACCTGAACCGACGGATGACGGAGAAGGAATACAAAGCCGTGGTGGATTACGCCCTTGACCTGGGTTTTGAAGAAATCTATGTTCAGGCCGTTGACGAGCGGGAGATCGTCCCGGATTTCCGGCGGGACGAACCGTTCCGCTGGACGGCGGACGGCGGCTGA
- the lsrF gene encoding 3-hydroxy-5-phosphonooxypentane-2,4-dione thiolase, whose translation MDWGMKNRLSRLIQPDGRCFFLPIDHGYFQGPTSCLEKPGETIAPLLPYCDALFVTRGVLRAAVDPSITTPIILRVSGGTSVIGADLANESITTSMEEILRLNVAAVGVSIFVGSEYERESLLNLSEMVNLCEDYGIPVMAVTAVGKELEKRDARYLALASRIAAELGARVVKTYWCEDFDRVTGGCPVPVVMAGGPKCETELEVLEFVHDGIRKGAIGLNLGRNVWQHPHPVAMMRSLRAIIHDNVTPREAHGLYRELVSGGRKAAGTKARKK comes from the coding sequence ATGGACTGGGGCATGAAAAACCGCCTCTCCCGACTGATCCAGCCGGATGGACGATGCTTCTTTCTGCCCATCGATCACGGCTATTTCCAGGGACCCACGTCCTGCCTGGAGAAGCCCGGTGAAACCATCGCGCCGCTCCTGCCGTACTGCGACGCCCTGTTCGTCACCCGTGGAGTCCTTCGGGCCGCCGTGGATCCGTCCATCACGACCCCCATCATTCTCCGGGTCTCCGGGGGTACCAGTGTCATCGGCGCCGACCTGGCCAACGAGTCCATCACCACTTCGATGGAGGAGATCCTCCGCCTGAACGTGGCCGCCGTGGGCGTTTCCATCTTCGTGGGGAGCGAATACGAGCGGGAGTCCCTCCTGAACCTTTCGGAAATGGTCAATCTCTGCGAGGACTACGGGATACCCGTCATGGCCGTCACCGCCGTGGGCAAGGAGCTGGAGAAACGGGACGCCCGTTACCTGGCCCTGGCCTCCCGCATCGCCGCCGAATTGGGCGCCCGGGTGGTCAAAACCTACTGGTGCGAGGACTTCGACCGGGTGACGGGAGGATGCCCCGTCCCGGTGGTCATGGCCGGCGGCCCGAAGTGCGAGACCGAGCTGGAGGTGCTGGAATTCGTCCATGACGGCATCCGGAAGGGCGCCATCGGCCTCAACCTGGGGCGGAACGTCTGGCAGCATCCCCATCCGGTGGCCATGATGCGGTCGCTCCGGGCCATTATCCACGATAACGTCACGCCCCGGGAGGCCCATGGGCTCTACCGGGAACTGGTCTCCGGCGGCCGGAAAGCGGCCGGAACGAAAGCGCGGAAGAAGTGA
- a CDS encoding DUF2905 domain-containing protein produces MAVFSGIGKMLIVFGLILAGIGLLFVLGGKGFLSWVGRLPGDFTWRGRNVHIYFPLATSLLVSLVLSLLWFFLNRK; encoded by the coding sequence ATGGCGGTTTTTTCAGGCATCGGGAAAATGCTCATCGTCTTCGGCCTGATCCTCGCGGGAATCGGTCTCCTCTTTGTGCTGGGGGGAAAGGGATTCCTCTCCTGGGTTGGGCGCCTGCCCGGAGACTTCACCTGGCGGGGCCGGAACGTACACATTTACTTTCCCCTGGCAACCAGCCTCCTGGTCAGCCTGGTCCTGAGCCTTCTCTGGTTCTTCCTGAACCGGAAGTAA